The following are encoded in a window of Bdellovibrionales bacterium genomic DNA:
- a CDS encoding type II secretion system protein GspG, translated as MKKYIGGIFLILVLLIGTRAMTQRGPMEPRQEKKATVIILEQLESALVAYKKDCGKFPTQSEGLKALVEPNGSCQGKSMHWPYFKKFPVDGSGKAFEYLNDGKKIRVGTNEDQIKAGHNLYFECEIESSQCKNSF; from the coding sequence GTGAAAAAATACATTGGTGGCATATTCTTAATATTAGTACTTCTCATTGGTACAAGAGCTATGACTCAGCGAGGCCCAATGGAGCCTCGCCAAGAAAAAAAAGCAACCGTTATTATTTTGGAGCAGTTGGAATCTGCTTTGGTTGCATACAAGAAAGATTGTGGGAAGTTTCCCACTCAGAGTGAAGGATTAAAAGCTCTGGTGGAGCCAAATGGATCTTGCCAAGGAAAGAGTATGCATTGGCCTTATTTTAAAAAGTTTCCGGTAGACGGTTCGGGGAAGGCATTCGAGTATCTAAATGATGGTAAAAAAATTCGTGTTGGAACGAACGAAGATCAAATAAAGGCTGGTCATAACTTGTATTTTGAGTGTGAAATCGAGTCGAGCCAATGTAAGAATTCCTTCTGA
- a CDS encoding SPFH domain-containing protein: MKLSNVFIVCFSFLTLVSCTRIETGEVGVRIGFDKQISPGELLPGSFNQTIIGSVLTFPVKDVSVRVEDMTPLAKDNSTMKDFDAMVVYSINPQSVSELYVSKNRSFHSEHDGDIYLMYNYIHQTARNAIYKSARKYDALDMNDNRQAIETEVKDLMIHSLAEEKLDTAINISQVLVRVILPADSVVASANELVRAKNEYKQKEVEVQTAKKEAERIAALNANKGAIEYMSAMANMKVAEAIANGKVHTIVVPMDFKGMLNVGK, translated from the coding sequence GTGAAGCTTTCGAATGTTTTCATCGTGTGTTTTTCATTTTTAACTCTCGTCAGTTGTACTCGTATTGAAACAGGGGAAGTTGGTGTTCGGATTGGCTTTGATAAACAAATCAGCCCCGGAGAACTTCTTCCAGGAAGCTTCAACCAGACGATCATCGGAAGTGTTCTCACCTTTCCAGTCAAAGATGTGAGTGTGCGTGTTGAAGATATGACTCCCCTTGCAAAAGATAACAGTACTATGAAGGACTTTGATGCCATGGTTGTCTATAGCATCAATCCTCAATCCGTTAGTGAATTGTATGTTTCGAAAAACAGATCCTTTCACTCCGAGCACGACGGCGACATCTATTTGATGTATAACTATATCCATCAAACTGCGCGCAATGCGATCTATAAGTCAGCCCGTAAGTATGATGCCCTTGATATGAATGACAATCGTCAAGCTATTGAAACTGAAGTTAAAGACTTGATGATTCATAGCTTAGCTGAAGAAAAGCTCGACACTGCCATCAACATCAGTCAAGTTCTGGTCCGCGTGATCTTGCCTGCAGACTCTGTCGTTGCCTCAGCCAACGAACTCGTTAGAGCAAAGAATGAATACAAGCAAAAAGAAGTCGAAGTACAAACAGCCAAAAAAGAAGCTGAGCGTATTGCTGCTCTTAACGCCAACAAAGGTGCTATTGAATATATGTCAGCAATGGCAAACATGAAGGTAGCTGAAGCTATTGCTAATGGAAAAGTTCACACCATCGTTGTTCCTATGGACTTTAAAGGAATGCTCAACGTCGGAAAATAG
- a CDS encoding PQQ-like beta-propeller repeat protein — protein MKTLKYEDLIVWETRLPRKSQCNAVGFDHRPNPLIVGNMVIYDSFSPGRLIALDKKNGNLLWKIKLNYLGGHNIVCHQGLLYSGTSQEVLCINPKNGKVIWQFAPYGLSYEHFYSGYTLDNGRLYLGDRKGFLYCLNAKTGEVLWKQQTGSGNRNQLNATPIIDGSLIYAVNICYKLSVFNKNTGAKIWDCKVKDGSIYPPTITKECIYIQSDEGLTTLSKKKRQVVAREKFKGFKISGFIVIGKNKFLLVSKKDRKDDKITYIAEYREGKLINKIKLGEYIFRLGEVDRDLFSIVGFHDIFLYSSKKKKMVLNIKWDKKNKRFPWPNTPSFEGNKMYIAEFTGYASVLKLPFAIK, from the coding sequence ATGAAGACGCTGAAATACGAAGACCTCATAGTTTGGGAAACACGCTTACCACGCAAATCTCAATGCAATGCCGTCGGCTTTGATCACAGACCGAATCCTTTAATTGTTGGGAATATGGTTATCTATGATTCTTTCTCACCGGGTAGGCTCATCGCTCTGGACAAAAAGAATGGCAATTTGCTTTGGAAGATAAAACTTAACTATCTTGGTGGACATAACATTGTTTGCCATCAAGGGCTCCTTTACTCAGGAACATCACAGGAAGTTTTATGTATCAATCCAAAGAACGGAAAAGTTATTTGGCAGTTCGCTCCCTATGGCCTATCTTATGAACATTTTTACTCCGGATATACTCTTGATAACGGAAGATTGTACTTAGGCGATCGCAAAGGCTTCCTATATTGCCTCAATGCTAAGACCGGCGAAGTTCTATGGAAACAGCAGACAGGATCTGGCAATAGAAATCAACTTAACGCAACTCCAATAATCGATGGGAGTTTAATTTACGCTGTAAATATTTGTTACAAGCTCTCAGTTTTCAATAAGAACACAGGAGCAAAAATATGGGACTGCAAAGTAAAGGACGGCAGCATCTACCCACCAACTATCACAAAAGAGTGTATCTATATTCAAAGCGATGAAGGACTAACAACCCTTTCAAAAAAGAAAAGACAAGTTGTAGCCAGAGAAAAATTCAAAGGGTTTAAGATAAGCGGCTTTATCGTTATTGGTAAGAACAAATTTCTTCTGGTCTCAAAGAAGGATAGAAAAGATGACAAAATAACTTATATCGCCGAGTACAGAGAAGGAAAGCTCATCAACAAAATAAAACTCGGTGAATATATATTTCGCCTAGGAGAGGTTGACAGAGATCTCTTCTCTATTGTTGGCTTTCACGATATCTTTCTTTACTCATCTAAGAAGAAGAAAATGGTATTAAATATTAAATGGGATAAAAAAAATAAAAGATTTCCATGGCCTAACACTCCTTCTTTTGAAGGAAATAAAATGTATATCGCAGAATTCACTGGTTATGCCTCGGTCCTTAAACTACCTTTTGCTATTAAGTGA
- a CDS encoding FRG domain-containing protein, whose product MEYRHKINSLSQYLEIISKAGKFATKSPLWFRGQRSDKLGLVPGIYRRSNKHLKRDEKSPIIEFFQLSNNFLERENLDGWDWLALMQHYGLPTRLLDWTESSLVALYFALKDGESPQDFPTIWIIDPYALNLKSIDDDNIQLAWGSRLFPWLPESLRIEGAVKHLIEKKPSFNEAGKYPIATYVRYTNPRIIAQSGAFTLHGHYEDCLEKYFESKSIKYRKIVLEPVRSSSLKWLRAKLLFELENVGVHQLSLFPELSSVASFIINRRTP is encoded by the coding sequence ATGGAATATAGGCATAAAATAAATAGTTTGTCCCAATACCTAGAGATAATTTCAAAAGCTGGTAAATTCGCGACCAAATCGCCACTGTGGTTTCGCGGCCAAAGATCAGATAAACTCGGTTTGGTACCTGGAATCTATCGAAGGTCCAATAAGCATCTTAAACGCGATGAAAAGTCTCCAATTATCGAATTTTTTCAGCTGTCAAATAACTTCCTTGAGCGAGAGAACTTGGATGGCTGGGATTGGCTAGCATTAATGCAGCACTATGGCTTGCCAACGAGGCTCTTGGATTGGACTGAAAGCAGCTTAGTTGCGCTCTACTTCGCCCTAAAGGACGGTGAGAGTCCGCAAGATTTTCCTACGATATGGATTATTGATCCGTATGCTTTAAACCTTAAATCAATTGACGATGACAATATCCAGCTTGCTTGGGGTTCTAGATTATTTCCTTGGCTTCCTGAAAGTCTAAGAATTGAAGGAGCTGTTAAGCATCTGATAGAGAAAAAGCCTTCGTTCAATGAAGCTGGGAAGTATCCAATTGCTACATATGTTAGGTATACAAATCCAAGAATAATTGCTCAAAGTGGTGCGTTTACACTACATGGTCATTATGAAGATTGCCTTGAAAAGTACTTTGAATCCAAATCTATTAAATATAGAAAAATAGTTCTAGAGCCGGTCAGAAGTAGTTCGCTGAAATGGCTGAGAGCTAAATTGCTTTTCGAATTAGAAAATGTTGGTGTTCATCAACTGTCATTGTTTCCAGAGCTATCATCTGTTGCTTCTTTTATTATAAATAGACGTACTCCTTAA
- a CDS encoding DUF4365 domain-containing protein, which produces MYYPKKSHIGAKGEAHLKSTIFNDIGWIYRPQPESDIGIDGEIEILDEKNHSKAVLAKVQVKTSEEIKNLDNIKVPVDEPHLVYWSRFRIPVLLVAVDLKTKTSYWTLIDSTISVPPGQETFSVHIPKENIINVHRKEFLSETLAIPRGVFDGLIELVEFEAENLLDVSCYADDKEFDDANSKVWKMVQNIFQLAENFEGVLSFQHRKRILMGAKKVFENHMKDLSERLNNLSHDTVVGNVRVNTTMKLNYGGNNFDGVDYYDFNDPSILNSEDWIIEVTGSVCMGHNNSGKAIWRDIADFTERGWWSSKDPLDAIGKAKNELVEVINDFPRE; this is translated from the coding sequence ATGTATTATCCGAAGAAATCACATATTGGAGCAAAAGGCGAAGCGCATTTAAAATCGACAATTTTCAATGATATTGGTTGGATTTATCGTCCCCAGCCTGAATCTGACATTGGAATTGATGGCGAAATTGAAATACTAGATGAAAAAAATCATAGTAAAGCGGTATTAGCTAAGGTGCAGGTAAAGACTTCGGAGGAAATTAAAAACTTAGATAATATAAAGGTGCCAGTAGACGAACCTCATTTGGTGTATTGGAGTCGATTCAGAATTCCTGTTCTTTTGGTTGCCGTTGACCTTAAAACAAAAACTTCATATTGGACTTTGATTGATTCTACAATTTCTGTCCCACCTGGCCAAGAGACATTCTCGGTTCATATACCTAAAGAAAATATTATCAATGTTCATAGAAAAGAATTTCTATCTGAGACACTGGCAATTCCGAGAGGAGTTTTCGATGGCCTTATTGAGTTAGTTGAGTTTGAGGCCGAAAATTTATTAGATGTCTCATGTTACGCGGATGATAAAGAATTTGATGACGCAAATTCAAAAGTTTGGAAGATGGTTCAAAATATTTTCCAATTGGCTGAAAATTTTGAGGGAGTCCTGTCGTTTCAGCATCGAAAGAGAATTTTGATGGGGGCTAAGAAGGTTTTTGAAAATCATATGAAAGACTTGAGTGAGCGCCTGAATAACCTATCGCATGACACTGTCGTAGGAAATGTGCGAGTAAATACGACCATGAAATTAAATTATGGTGGCAATAATTTTGATGGTGTTGACTATTATGATTTTAATGACCCATCCATTTTGAACTCTGAGGATTGGATTATTGAAGTGACTGGCAGCGTTTGTATGGGACACAACAATAGCGGTAAGGCGATTTGGAGAGATATAGCTGATTTTACCGAAAGGGGTTGGTGGTCAAGTAAAGACCCGCTAGATGCTATTGGTAAGGCCAAGAATGAACTAGTAGAAGTTATTAATGATTTTCCGAGAGAGTAA
- a CDS encoding MerR family transcriptional regulator yields MKDWITIGQLAKKTGLTARAIRFYEAKGLLKSHSRGDNDYRFYSKSEVTQAERIKNFKDFGFTLGEIAELLAQDPTLTTENLQNSLKKKLKALKADHVQAAARIQKLEALIASLNTAHKLSEPQRRIIMEELVTQAKQKIKARGVAVSGDLERNLRHELKAAESTHFTKMMELLDIIKDVADEMGTTIGPGRGPAAGSLLLYSKGFNHNYSQQFDLLPELFFHAVKPLIWVDVAYDEGPEFLNHLLKRTTLEELREAKIFIFQCPFLSVMAQVEKQVGPINYDAIPDHDTRVLSSFVKGQVEQIFLFDAPEKSIMHANSALEFWQKENEVKRAIWKQLETYKVKDAEDILNLCTLAYPIGNKIAMLEEYVNHEKLVPSAKKLPVQIQKILAKTKGLLMYREDFIRILQVYLDWSVSECNQFYSFKNGRLKEFPRAEEYEKHVPAEIRELLDTEAKSVFLKSHMVCMWWFIKRSAVMNSLYPKEYRAALKDWEDNHHSAWSDLGFIDKDFRPLALYF; encoded by the coding sequence ATGAAGGACTGGATTACTATCGGACAACTGGCTAAGAAGACCGGGCTCACCGCGCGGGCTATTCGCTTTTATGAAGCTAAGGGCTTACTCAAATCGCATTCTAGAGGCGATAATGATTACCGCTTTTACTCGAAGTCCGAAGTGACCCAAGCCGAGAGAATTAAAAACTTCAAAGACTTTGGATTCACCCTCGGCGAAATCGCTGAGCTGTTGGCGCAGGACCCCACTCTCACCACAGAGAATCTTCAGAATTCCTTGAAGAAGAAATTGAAAGCGCTCAAAGCCGATCACGTGCAGGCGGCGGCGCGGATTCAAAAGCTCGAAGCCCTCATTGCCTCCTTAAACACTGCTCACAAACTCAGTGAGCCACAAAGGAGGATCATCATGGAAGAGCTTGTCACCCAAGCAAAGCAAAAGATAAAAGCCCGCGGCGTCGCCGTCTCGGGAGACCTTGAACGCAACCTGCGCCACGAACTCAAGGCCGCCGAAAGCACCCACTTCACAAAAATGATGGAGCTGCTCGATATCATCAAAGACGTCGCCGACGAAATGGGCACCACGATCGGCCCAGGCCGCGGTCCCGCAGCCGGTAGCTTGCTGCTTTATTCAAAAGGTTTTAATCACAATTACTCCCAGCAGTTTGATCTGCTGCCGGAACTCTTTTTCCATGCCGTGAAGCCACTCATCTGGGTCGATGTGGCCTACGATGAGGGCCCTGAGTTTTTAAACCACCTGCTAAAGAGAACAACGCTCGAAGAACTGCGTGAAGCAAAGATCTTTATTTTCCAATGCCCCTTCCTGAGCGTGATGGCCCAAGTTGAAAAACAAGTGGGGCCTATTAACTACGATGCAATCCCTGATCACGACACGCGCGTCCTTTCAAGCTTCGTCAAAGGCCAAGTGGAACAGATCTTCTTATTTGATGCTCCGGAAAAATCCATCATGCATGCAAACTCTGCATTGGAATTCTGGCAAAAAGAGAACGAAGTAAAACGCGCGATCTGGAAGCAGCTAGAAACATACAAGGTCAAAGATGCAGAAGACATTTTAAACCTCTGCACACTTGCCTATCCCATCGGGAATAAGATCGCGATGTTGGAAGAGTATGTAAACCACGAAAAGCTCGTTCCAAGCGCTAAGAAGCTGCCTGTGCAGATTCAAAAGATCTTGGCGAAGACAAAGGGTCTTCTGATGTACCGCGAAGACTTTATCCGTATCTTACAAGTCTACTTGGACTGGTCAGTTTCAGAATGCAATCAGTTCTACTCTTTTAAAAATGGCCGATTGAAAGAATTCCCACGAGCGGAAGAATATGAAAAACATGTTCCTGCAGAAATTCGAGAATTACTAGACACTGAAGCTAAATCCGTGTTCCTGAAGAGCCATATGGTCTGCATGTGGTGGTTTATCAAGCGCAGTGCTGTGATGAATTCGCTTTATCCGAAGGAATACCGCGCGGCTTTAAAGGACTGGGAAGACAATCACCACTCCGCTTGGTCGGATCTCGGATTTATCGATAAAGATTTTAGACCGTTGGCTTTGTATTTCTAA